The Chloroflexota bacterium genome includes a region encoding these proteins:
- a CDS encoding DUF2652 domain-containing protein, protein MEIKRVALVMADISGYTRFMKIHTMSLLHAEAIITELLEAVLDHAEFPLTLSKLEGDAAFMYATLEDDSQASAAAATRDILRQVTAFFEAFHAKERALIACDTCRCEGCNHIAELKLKAFLHVGEVAFKKIRQFEELAGEDVILIHRLLKNTVPAKEYILLTERFYELSGGFGEGPLEARTEEAEGLGPVAVRVHYPAEDTTPLPPRPAPAPPSPDNPELMALANRMNDYAVKRALGRVEQPRFSHLPNVKLGPASLLSYFVVGIGNNLMEAIHYRLQRKARGSRPMLS, encoded by the coding sequence ATGGAGATCAAACGGGTAGCTTTGGTGATGGCCGACATCAGCGGCTACACCCGTTTTATGAAAATCCACACGATGAGCCTCCTGCACGCCGAGGCCATCATCACCGAACTGCTGGAGGCGGTGCTTGACCATGCCGAGTTTCCGCTTACCCTGAGCAAACTGGAAGGCGATGCGGCGTTCATGTACGCCACACTTGAGGACGACAGCCAGGCCAGCGCCGCCGCCGCTACGCGAGACATTCTGCGGCAAGTGACGGCATTCTTTGAAGCCTTCCACGCCAAAGAGCGCGCGTTGATTGCCTGCGATACCTGCCGTTGTGAGGGCTGCAACCACATCGCGGAACTCAAGCTCAAAGCCTTTCTCCACGTGGGTGAGGTGGCCTTCAAAAAAATCCGGCAGTTTGAAGAATTGGCGGGCGAGGATGTCATTCTCATTCACCGCCTGCTCAAGAACACCGTCCCGGCCAAAGAGTACATCCTGCTCACCGAGCGGTTTTACGAGTTGAGCGGCGGGTTCGGGGAGGGGCCGCTGGAGGCGCGCACCGAAGAGGCCGAAGGCCTCGGCCCGGTGGCCGTGCGCGTGCATTACCCGGCGGAGGACACTACGCCCCTCCCGCCCCGGCCTGCTCCGGCCCCGCCCTCGCCCGACAACCCGGAACTGATGGCGCTCGCCAACCGCATGAACGATTACGCCGTCAAACGGGCCTTGGGCCGCGTCGAGCAACCGCGCTTCAGTCATCTGCCCAACGTAAAATTAGGCCCGGCGAGTTTGCTGAGTTACTTCGTAGTTGGGATCGGCAACAATCTCATGGAAGCGATACATTATCGCTTGCAAAGGAAAGCGCGAGGCTCGCGGCCCATGCTGAGTTAG
- a CDS encoding DUF2652 domain-containing protein, translating to MEIKQAVMVLADISGYTRFMKMHTVSLLHAEAIIAELLEAVIDHTEHPLTLSKLEGDAAFLYAMLDESSDGRAAAQEVVQQVTAFVDAFKAKERALIACNVCACEACNNIGQLKLKAFLHVGQTAIKKIRQFEELGGEDAIVIHRLLKNSIPGKEYIVMTDAFYELSGGLTGQTPEGRTEECEGIGPVPIRVYYPIGEEPPLPTPPSPFSPKSDEYVALIDRFDNHMRRRIQGREPQPNFGHLPNVRLTPFDWWRIVWENLVFIVTVLPKVLRDHLRHKR from the coding sequence ATGGAAATCAAACAAGCCGTTATGGTGCTGGCGGACATTAGCGGCTACACCCGCTTCATGAAAATGCACACTGTGAGCCTGCTCCACGCGGAAGCCATCATCGCCGAACTGCTGGAGGCCGTCATTGACCACACCGAACATCCGCTCACGTTGAGCAAGTTGGAGGGTGACGCGGCGTTTCTGTACGCAATGTTGGATGAGAGTAGCGACGGACGGGCCGCGGCGCAGGAGGTTGTCCAGCAGGTGACGGCTTTTGTTGACGCCTTCAAAGCCAAAGAACGGGCACTGATTGCCTGCAATGTCTGTGCGTGCGAAGCCTGCAACAACATCGGCCAGTTGAAGCTCAAAGCTTTCCTGCACGTCGGCCAGACCGCCATCAAAAAGATTCGGCAGTTCGAAGAGCTGGGCGGCGAAGACGCCATCGTGATTCACCGTCTGCTGAAGAACTCGATCCCGGGCAAAGAGTACATTGTCATGACGGATGCGTTTTACGAGTTGAGCGGCGGCCTGACAGGGCAGACTCCCGAAGGGCGCACCGAGGAATGCGAGGGCATTGGCCCGGTGCCCATCCGAGTCTATTACCCGATTGGCGAGGAGCCGCCCCTGCCGACCCCGCCTTCGCCTTTCTCGCCAAAGTCAGATGAATACGTGGCCCTCATTGATCGTTTCGACAACCACATGCGCCGTCGCATCCAGGGCCGCGAACCTCAGCCTAATTTCGGCCATTTGCCCAACGTCCGGCTCACTCCCTTCGACTGGTGGAGGATCGTGTGGGAAAACTTGGTGTTTATTGTGACCGTCCTCCCCAAAGTCTTGCGCGATCATCTGAGGCACAAGCGTTAG
- a CDS encoding ROK family protein has product MAKLFLALDFGGTKHAAGLVQVGGRQWLGQRWSPAPPNSDGLTDRAVMFALADELLAGHPSELAAIGVSFGGPVDWARGRVILSHHVPGWEDAPLVEMLRERYGVPVAMDNDANTAALGEWRFGAGIGCDNLLYITVSTGIGGGWVLGGQIYRGADSMAGEIGHLAVDPNGPVCVCGKRGCVEAIGSGTNIARAMNARRGESGWTAEKVNREAEAGDPLAVEVMETAARVLGIGIGYAITLMNSQKVIIGGGVANAGQVYWRTLRATAAGYVLPQMRVEIAPAALGAYSPLWGAVVLAEALT; this is encoded by the coding sequence ATGGCTAAACTTTTTCTTGCGCTGGATTTTGGCGGAACGAAACACGCGGCAGGTTTGGTTCAAGTGGGTGGCCGCCAGTGGTTGGGGCAACGATGGAGTCCGGCCCCGCCGAACAGTGACGGTCTAACCGACCGGGCGGTGATGTTTGCGTTGGCCGACGAGTTGCTGGCCGGGCATCCCAGCGAGTTGGCCGCCATCGGCGTCAGCTTTGGCGGGCCGGTGGATTGGGCGCGTGGCCGAGTCATTCTCTCACATCACGTTCCGGGTTGGGAAGATGCGCCGCTGGTCGAGATGTTGCGCGAGCGTTACGGTGTGCCGGTGGCGATGGACAATGACGCGAATACGGCGGCGCTGGGCGAGTGGCGGTTCGGCGCGGGCATTGGGTGCGACAATTTGCTTTACATCACCGTCAGCACTGGCATCGGCGGCGGCTGGGTGCTGGGCGGGCAAATCTATCGCGGCGCGGATAGCATGGCGGGCGAGATCGGCCACCTGGCAGTTGACCCAAATGGCCCGGTCTGTGTGTGCGGCAAGCGTGGCTGTGTGGAGGCGATTGGCTCCGGCACGAACATCGCGCGAGCGATGAATGCGCGGCGGGGTGAGTCGGGCTGGACGGCAGAGAAAGTGAATCGGGAAGCAGAGGCGGGTGACCCGTTGGCAGTCGAAGTGATGGAAACGGCGGCGCGGGTGTTGGGGATCGGAATCGGCTACGCCATCACGCTGATGAATTCGCAGAAGGTGATCATCGGCGGCGGGGTGGCGAACGCCGGCCAGGTTTATTGGCGGACTCTACGGGCAACCGCCGCCGGTTATGTTCTGCCTCAGATGCGGGTGGAAATTGCCCCTGCCGCACTGGGGGCGTACTCGCCGTTGTGGGGGGCGGTGGTGCTGGCTGAAGCCCTGACTTAA
- a CDS encoding pyrimidine 5'-nucleotidase, with protein sequence MPISHLVFDLDDTLYPPGNGLWDEIGERINSFMIERAHIDPAQVNEVRRRYYQTYGTSLRGLMTDFPHLSPDDYLAYVHDVDLEHYIQPSPALDEMLATLPGLKSIFTNADAHHANRVLARLGVARHFESIVDIRAMNFENKPLPHAYQVLLTCLNARAADCILVEDSPRNLRPAKVLGMTTILVGDGLTPDPAVDFRVEAILETGKVIKSLAFKEREEAE encoded by the coding sequence GTGCCCATTTCCCACCTGGTTTTCGACCTCGACGACACCCTCTACCCGCCCGGCAACGGCCTGTGGGATGAGATCGGCGAGCGCATCAACAGCTTCATGATCGAACGGGCGCATATTGATCCAGCGCAAGTCAACGAGGTTCGCCGGCGATACTATCAAACGTATGGCACTTCTCTTCGCGGTTTGATGACCGACTTCCCTCACCTCAGCCCGGACGACTATCTGGCTTACGTTCACGACGTTGACCTTGAGCACTACATTCAGCCAAGCCCGGCCCTGGACGAAATGCTGGCCACCCTGCCCGGCCTCAAATCCATCTTCACCAACGCCGACGCTCATCACGCCAACCGGGTGCTGGCCCGGCTCGGCGTCGCCCGCCACTTTGAAAGCATTGTGGACATTCGAGCGATGAACTTTGAAAACAAACCGCTCCCGCACGCCTACCAGGTTCTGCTCACCTGCCTCAACGCCAGGGCCGCCGATTGCATTTTAGTCGAAGACAGCCCGCGCAACCTGCGCCCGGCCAAAGTGTTGGGCATGACGACGATTCTGGTGGGCGACGGCTTAACGCCCGACCCGGCGGTGGATTTTCGGGTGGAGGCGATTTTGGAAACGGGAAAAGTAATCAAAAGTTTGGCGTTCAAAGAAAGAGAAGAGGCAGAGTGA
- a CDS encoding CoA transferase subunit A produces MIDKRLPLSETPNLLKPGDTLALGGMTLYRRPVAFVRELLRQSPITNYQLTLLAFTASYESDLLVGAGLIKRVRTCYFGLEAFGLAPMFTQAANLGDIEIVEETEASLAFGLRAALANVGFMAGRGWLGTDLPKLRPDVKTVVDPYNGETLIAFPAIPCDVAVIHALKADPSGNAVIGGNPGVDIELAMLARTTIITAEEIVDKLDKADIPSPAVHAVAAAPRGAWPTSCHPLYPLGGGELLKYIDACNSERFDDYLRGL; encoded by the coding sequence ATGATAGATAAACGCCTCCCGCTCTCCGAAACGCCCAACCTGCTGAAGCCGGGCGACACCCTCGCCCTCGGCGGCATGACCCTCTACCGCCGCCCGGTCGCCTTCGTCCGCGAACTGCTTCGCCAATCCCCAATAACTAATTACCAATTAACGTTACTCGCCTTCACGGCCTCTTACGAGTCCGATCTCCTCGTCGGCGCCGGCCTGATCAAGCGCGTGCGAACCTGCTACTTTGGCCTCGAAGCCTTCGGGCTGGCGCCGATGTTCACCCAGGCCGCAAATTTGGGCGATATTGAAATCGTCGAAGAGACGGAAGCCAGCCTCGCCTTCGGGCTGAGGGCGGCGCTGGCCAACGTCGGCTTCATGGCCGGGCGCGGCTGGCTGGGCACCGACCTGCCCAAACTGCGGCCCGACGTGAAAACCGTCGTTGACCCCTACAACGGTGAAACGCTCATCGCCTTCCCGGCCATCCCTTGCGACGTGGCCGTCATTCATGCCCTCAAAGCCGATCCATCCGGCAACGCCGTCATCGGCGGCAACCCCGGCGTGGATATCGAACTGGCGATGCTGGCCCGCACGACGATCATCACCGCCGAAGAGATCGTGGACAAGCTGGATAAGGCCGACATCCCCTCACCCGCCGTCCACGCGGTGGCGGCCGCCCCACGCGGGGCGTGGCCCACCTCCTGTCATCCGCTTTATCCGCTCGGCGGCGGTGAACTCCTCAAATACATTGACGCCTGCAACTCCGAGCGGTTCGACGACTATTTGAGAGGCCTATGA
- a CDS encoding cupredoxin domain-containing protein yields the protein MNIKRFFFIAAVVAAFSLALAACGGGTSAPEPLNITIHARDIAFDVTAIDAKVNQTVNVTYINDGALEHTFLIDNMVAEQKVAVGQTITFSFTPSAAGTFQYYCNVPGHKEALMVGTLTVAP from the coding sequence GTGAACATCAAACGTTTCTTTTTCATCGCGGCTGTGGTTGCCGCGTTCAGCCTGGCGCTGGCCGCCTGTGGCGGCGGAACTTCAGCGCCCGAACCGTTGAACATCACCATTCATGCCAGAGACATTGCCTTCGATGTCACCGCCATTGACGCCAAAGTCAATCAAACCGTCAACGTCACCTACATCAACGACGGCGCGCTTGAACATACTTTCCTGATTGACAACATGGTCGCCGAGCAAAAAGTCGCCGTCGGCCAGACGATCACCTTCTCGTTCACGCCCTCGGCCGCCGGAACTTTCCAGTATTACTGCAACGTGCCCGGCCACAAAGAAGCCCTGATGGTTGGCACGCTGACTGTCGCCCCGTAG
- a CDS encoding S41 family peptidase, protein MKILRSILIGAFIAFCAAGVFSAGFVVGHNTTFSGLPVVGGLVAANPRQGGTPGELADDFAPFWEAWSLVHQEYVDQPVDDKALAYGAIKGMLAALGDRHTGYSTPAESEILFSDSAGELEGIGAEVSSKGDFVEIISPLPGSPAEKAGILPGDLIVEVDGEDIGGQDLFTVISKVRGPAGSNVHLTITREGEAEPLEFDIVRAKITIPSVESKMLEGGIGYVKINNFGEKTTKELKSQLQALMLQNPQGLVLDLRGNPGGLRDTAVEVISQFIGDGTAMIQRYGDGEQEVFDVEPGGLATDIPLVVLINKGSASASEIVAGAIQDYGRGQIVGKQSYGKGTVQNWQELSNNQGSVRITVARWLTPDGRSIDKIGVAPDIEIELTKEDREALLDPQLDAAVNVLQGEAVGSSK, encoded by the coding sequence ATGAAAATACTTCGCTCGATTCTTATCGGCGCCTTCATTGCATTCTGCGCCGCCGGCGTCTTCAGCGCCGGGTTCGTCGTCGGCCACAACACCACCTTCAGCGGCCTGCCAGTAGTCGGCGGCCTCGTCGCCGCCAACCCGCGCCAGGGCGGCACCCCCGGCGAACTGGCCGACGACTTCGCGCCCTTCTGGGAAGCCTGGTCGCTCGTCCATCAAGAATACGTTGACCAGCCGGTGGACGACAAGGCCCTGGCGTACGGCGCAATCAAAGGCATGTTGGCCGCGCTGGGCGACCGCCACACCGGCTACAGCACCCCTGCCGAATCCGAAATCCTGTTCAGCGATTCGGCCGGCGAGTTGGAAGGCATCGGCGCCGAAGTCAGTTCGAAGGGCGACTTCGTCGAAATCATTTCCCCCCTCCCCGGCTCGCCGGCTGAAAAGGCCGGTATTCTGCCCGGCGACCTGATCGTCGAAGTGGATGGCGAAGACATCGGCGGCCAGGACTTGTTCACGGTGATCAGCAAAGTGCGCGGCCCGGCAGGCTCCAACGTCCATTTGACCATCACTCGCGAAGGCGAGGCCGAACCGCTGGAGTTCGACATCGTCCGCGCCAAAATCACCATCCCCTCTGTTGAAAGTAAAATGCTGGAAGGCGGAATCGGCTACGTCAAAATCAACAACTTCGGCGAGAAGACGACAAAGGAATTGAAGTCGCAATTACAGGCGTTGATGCTCCAGAACCCGCAGGGCCTGGTGCTGGATTTGCGCGGAAACCCCGGCGGCCTGCGCGACACGGCCGTGGAAGTGATCAGCCAGTTTATCGGCGACGGCACGGCCATGATTCAACGTTATGGCGACGGCGAGCAGGAGGTGTTCGACGTGGAGCCGGGCGGCTTGGCCACCGACATCCCGCTGGTGGTGCTCATCAACAAAGGTAGCGCCAGCGCGTCGGAGATTGTGGCCGGGGCGATTCAGGATTATGGCCGGGGCCAGATCGTCGGCAAGCAATCTTACGGCAAAGGCACAGTGCAAAACTGGCAGGAGCTTTCCAACAATCAGGGCAGTGTCCGAATCACCGTCGCCCGCTGGCTCACGCCCGACGGACGTTCGATTGACAAAATCGGCGTCGCCCCTGACATTGAAATAGAATTGACTAAAGAAGATCGTGAGGCCCTGCTCGACCCGCAATTAGACGCCGCCGTGAACGTGCTTCAGGGCGAAGCGGTGGGCAGTTCCAAATAG
- a CDS encoding zinc metallopeptidase — protein sequence MFFFNPTYLLFMAPALLLVWLAKMRVDGAYRKWSQIPNSLRLRGADAAQRLLRYAGLSDVRLEAVPGQLTDHYDPRQNILRLSEGVGYSASVASLAIAAHEIGHAMQDRDGYGPLKFRSAIVPAVNIGSNLGWFLIFIGLILRIVEVSWLGVLFFAAGAVFALITLPVEFNASKRAMVLLTETGVITSPEEGRGVKAVLDAAALTYVAGLAAALSQLLYYVFLLSGMGGRRRN from the coding sequence ATGTTTTTCTTTAACCCCACCTATCTTCTTTTCATGGCCCCGGCGCTTCTGCTGGTCTGGCTGGCGAAGATGCGCGTGGACGGCGCTTATCGCAAGTGGAGCCAGATTCCGAACAGCCTGCGCCTGCGCGGCGCGGACGCCGCCCAGCGTCTCTTGCGCTACGCCGGCCTGTCCGACGTGCGGCTGGAAGCTGTGCCCGGCCAACTGACCGATCATTACGACCCGCGCCAAAACATTCTCCGGCTTTCCGAAGGCGTAGGTTACAGCGCCTCGGTGGCTTCGCTGGCAATTGCCGCGCACGAGATCGGCCACGCCATGCAGGATCGCGACGGCTACGGGCCGCTGAAGTTCCGCTCGGCCATTGTCCCGGCGGTCAACATTGGCTCGAACCTGGGCTGGTTTCTGATCTTCATCGGCCTGATTCTGCGCATCGTAGAAGTCTCGTGGCTGGGCGTGCTCTTCTTCGCGGCGGGCGCAGTGTTCGCCCTCATCACGTTGCCGGTCGAATTCAACGCCAGCAAGCGGGCTATGGTTCTGCTCACCGAAACCGGCGTGATCACCAGCCCGGAAGAAGGACGCGGCGTGAAGGCAGTGCTCGACGCGGCGGCGTTGACTTATGTGGCCGGTTTGGCCGCCGCGCTTTCCCAACTGTTGTACTACGTCTTCCTCCTCTCAGGCATGGGCGGGCGTCGGCGCAACTAA
- a CDS encoding trypsin-like peptidase domain-containing protein — translation MSIKRIAIGFIALAVVGVVAFGGAAVGGAAVYFAARGNPPSAPAVEQQPVALPPAQEPTGGQLQTVDVQTAITDAVARVGPAVVTVINDTGQGQASGSGVIISNDGYILTNNHVVEGQRALSVIFQNGEAAEAKLIGSDQFADVAVIKVGVSVPAVAELGNSDSLKPGESVIAIGSPLGSDFKNTVTVGVVSATGRTIENDNGYQMEDLIQTDAAINHGNSGGPLVNLAGQVIGLNTLVVRGNGFTGDQAEGLGFAVAANTVRAVSDQIIRQGYVARPYLGVQWQAITPAVASQYNLGVAWGIYVTDLAGDGPARQAGIQPGDIITAIGDTTLDESHPFINSLLEYQPGQQVPLTVWRNGQTLTVPVTLGERPRA, via the coding sequence ATGTCAATCAAACGCATCGCAATCGGCTTCATCGCCCTCGCCGTCGTCGGCGTGGTTGCATTCGGCGGCGCCGCCGTAGGCGGGGCGGCAGTGTACTTTGCCGCGCGCGGCAATCCACCATCGGCGCCGGCGGTGGAACAACAACCGGTGGCGTTGCCGCCGGCGCAAGAGCCGACCGGCGGACAACTTCAAACAGTGGATGTGCAAACCGCGATCACAGACGCGGTAGCCAGGGTCGGCCCGGCGGTCGTCACCGTCATCAACGACACCGGCCAGGGTCAGGCCTCGGGCTCGGGCGTCATCATCTCAAACGACGGCTACATCCTCACCAACAATCACGTCGTCGAAGGCCAACGCGCATTGTCGGTCATTTTCCAGAATGGCGAGGCTGCCGAAGCAAAACTTATTGGCAGTGACCAGTTTGCCGACGTGGCCGTCATCAAAGTCGGCGTCTCCGTTCCAGCCGTCGCCGAACTGGGCAACTCGGATTCGCTCAAACCCGGCGAGTCGGTCATTGCCATCGGTTCGCCGCTTGGCTCCGATTTCAAGAACACTGTCACCGTCGGCGTGGTGAGCGCCACCGGGCGAACCATTGAAAACGACAACGGCTACCAGATGGAAGACTTGATCCAAACCGACGCCGCCATCAATCATGGCAACTCCGGCGGGCCGCTGGTGAATCTGGCCGGGCAAGTGATTGGCTTGAACACGCTCGTGGTTCGCGGCAACGGCTTTACCGGCGACCAGGCCGAAGGCCTGGGATTTGCGGTGGCGGCCAACACCGTCCGAGCGGTGAGCGATCAGATCATCCGTCAGGGTTATGTGGCCCGGCCTTATCTGGGCGTGCAGTGGCAGGCGATCACCCCCGCTGTTGCCAGCCAATACAATCTCGGTGTGGCCTGGGGTATTTATGTAACTGACCTGGCCGGCGATGGTCCGGCCAGGCAAGCCGGAATACAGCCGGGTGACATTATCACCGCCATCGGCGACACGACTCTGGACGAGAGTCATCCGTTCATCAACTCCCTGCTTGAGTACCAGCCCGGCCAGCAGGTGCCGCTCACCGTCTGGCGGAACGGGCAAACACTCACCGTTCCGGTGACGCTTGGCGAACGGCCAAGAGCATAG
- a CDS encoding flippase-like domain-containing protein: MRRLVFALLLLLAVSFVISQLGRLEEFAAVIQRGRPVWIGLAFVVQAAWLLNFAAQYRATYRVLGMSRSVRSMLPLVLASYFLNVAAPTGGASGIALLLDDARRRGHSRARVTIAGVLFIVFEYMSFSVVLVLGLIVLFRRGNLHLSELIASLILFCAAIGLISVVALGMRSAEALERFLVWMARLVNRLTRVILKRDLVSEPYAHEFAAEAAEGLQSLRNQPRGSWLFPIAVALSSKALLISLLFLLFLAFNQPFSVGTLIAGFSMAFLFTIVSPTPMGIGIVEGVMALSLQTLRVPLEAAVIIALAYRGFTLWLPLFYGALILQFSGLRVKASEKV; the protein is encoded by the coding sequence ATGCGCCGACTTGTTTTTGCTCTTCTCTTGCTTCTGGCCGTCAGCTTTGTCATATCGCAATTGGGTCGTCTGGAAGAATTTGCCGCTGTTATTCAACGGGGCCGGCCGGTATGGATCGGGCTTGCCTTTGTGGTTCAGGCGGCCTGGCTGTTGAACTTTGCAGCGCAGTACCGGGCCACTTACCGGGTGCTGGGCATGAGTCGCAGCGTCCGGTCCATGTTGCCGCTGGTGCTGGCGAGTTATTTCCTCAACGTGGCCGCGCCAACCGGCGGCGCGAGCGGCATTGCTCTGTTGTTGGACGACGCGCGCCGTCGCGGCCATTCGAGGGCGCGGGTGACGATTGCCGGGGTGTTGTTCATCGTCTTCGAGTACATGTCGTTCAGCGTGGTGCTGGTGTTGGGCCTGATCGTCCTCTTCCGGCGCGGCAACTTGCACCTGAGCGAATTGATTGCCTCGCTGATTTTGTTTTGCGCCGCCATCGGGCTGATCTCGGTGGTGGCCCTGGGCATGCGGTCGGCAGAGGCGCTGGAGCGCTTTCTGGTGTGGATGGCGCGGCTGGTCAACCGGCTGACGCGCGTCATCCTCAAACGCGATCTGGTCTCCGAGCCGTATGCCCACGAGTTCGCCGCCGAGGCCGCCGAAGGTTTGCAGTCTCTGCGGAATCAGCCTCGGGGCAGTTGGCTGTTTCCCATTGCAGTGGCGCTCAGCAGTAAGGCCCTGCTCATCAGTTTGCTCTTTCTGCTCTTCCTGGCGTTCAATCAACCGTTTTCAGTCGGCACGCTGATCGCCGGGTTCAGCATGGCGTTTTTATTCACCATCGTTTCCCCCACGCCGATGGGCATCGGAATTGTGGAAGGGGTCATGGCGCTGTCTCTGCAAACCCTTCGCGTGCCGTTGGAGGCGGCAGTGATCATCGCCCTGGCTTATCGCGGGTTCACCCTGTGGTTGCCGCTGTTTTATGGAGCGCTTATTCTTCAATTCAGCGGGTTGCGCGTAAAAGCGTCTGAAAAGGTTTAG
- a CDS encoding APC family permease has translation MATTAKPPRVSTLKTLLIGPRLLTADAPHQTISKKVGLAVFASDALSSTAYATDEILLILILAGTGALSLSLPIALTIAVLLAVVTISYEQTIHAYPSGGGAYIVSRDNLGEVAAQVAGAALLTDYILTVAVSISSGVAQITSAFPQLYDWRVVIALAMVGFMMLINLRGVKESGAAFAIPTYFFLGTTLFTIGVGLFRYFTGTLGVLPPPAETAHEAVETLSLFLILRAFSSGCTALTGVEAISNGIPAFSEPKSRNAGLTLIWMSSILSVMFLSITFLARQIQAVPSHTETIFSQIGRMIYGAGTPLYLILLGATTLILIMAANTSFADFPRLSAIQAGDGFLPKQLTYRGSRLVYTYGIVALAFFASLLIIIFQAQTNALIPLYAIGVFLSFTLSQTGMAVRWWKSGKLKPGEEQPQIASVLHHDPKWRLKLIINGFGAICTFVVMIVFAVTKFKPSDQFAGAWVVIIIIPTLVIVFLRIHRHYKHLAARLSLDSFGAPTRIKRHRVIVPISGVHSGALSALHYARSVSDDVTAVYVAIDPVEETKVRSKWDRWGDGVRLHVIQSEYRLLIEPLLDYIQHIADQRQPSEVITIVVPEFVPARRWHNLLHMQTAFFLKFGLLGLKNIVITEVPYHVEQE, from the coding sequence ATGGCAACCACTGCCAAGCCACCCAGAGTTAGCACTTTGAAAACACTGCTCATCGGCCCGCGCCTGCTCACAGCCGATGCGCCTCATCAAACCATCAGCAAGAAAGTGGGGCTGGCCGTCTTCGCCTCCGACGCGCTCTCGTCCACCGCCTACGCCACCGACGAAATCCTTCTCATCCTAATTCTGGCTGGAACCGGCGCGCTTTCGCTCTCTCTGCCAATTGCGCTCACAATTGCTGTCTTGCTCGCCGTTGTCACCATCTCTTACGAGCAGACGATTCATGCTTATCCAAGCGGCGGCGGGGCTTACATTGTCTCGCGCGACAATCTTGGGGAAGTAGCGGCGCAAGTGGCCGGGGCGGCTCTGCTCACCGACTACATCCTCACTGTGGCCGTTTCCATCTCGTCCGGCGTGGCTCAGATTACATCGGCGTTTCCACAGCTTTACGATTGGCGGGTGGTGATTGCCCTGGCGATGGTAGGCTTCATGATGCTGATCAATTTGCGCGGCGTCAAAGAGTCTGGAGCGGCCTTTGCCATTCCCACCTATTTCTTTTTAGGGACAACGCTGTTCACCATCGGCGTCGGGTTGTTCCGGTATTTCACCGGAACGCTGGGCGTGTTGCCCCCGCCAGCCGAAACAGCGCACGAGGCGGTTGAAACCTTGTCGTTGTTCCTGATCCTGCGCGCCTTCTCCAGCGGTTGCACGGCCCTCACCGGCGTGGAAGCCATCAGCAACGGCATCCCGGCCTTCTCCGAGCCAAAGAGCCGCAACGCCGGCCTTACCCTGATCTGGATGAGTTCGATCCTGTCGGTGATGTTTCTGAGCATCACTTTCCTGGCCCGGCAGATTCAGGCCGTCCCCTCTCATACCGAAACGATCTTCTCGCAGATTGGCCGGATGATATACGGCGCCGGTACTCCGCTGTATCTGATCTTGCTCGGGGCGACGACGTTAATCTTGATCATGGCCGCCAACACCTCGTTCGCCGACTTTCCTCGGTTGAGCGCCATCCAGGCCGGCGACGGTTTCCTGCCCAAGCAGTTGACTTACCGGGGCAGCCGCCTCGTTTACACCTATGGCATTGTCGCCCTGGCTTTTTTTGCCTCCCTGCTCATCATCATCTTCCAGGCCCAAACCAACGCCCTGATTCCGCTCTATGCCATCGGCGTGTTTCTCTCTTTCACCCTCTCGCAAACCGGCATGGCCGTGCGCTGGTGGAAGAGCGGCAAACTCAAGCCCGGTGAGGAGCAACCTCAAATCGCCTCGGTGCTTCATCACGATCCAAAGTGGCGGCTTAAGTTAATTATCAACGGCTTCGGCGCGATCTGCACCTTTGTCGTGATGATCGTCTTCGCCGTTACCAAGTTTAAGCCGAGCGATCAGTTTGCCGGCGCGTGGGTGGTCATCATTATCATCCCCACACTCGTCATCGTCTTTTTGCGAATTCACCGCCACTACAAACACCTCGCCGCCAGGTTGTCGCTCGACTCCTTCGGCGCACCCACTCGTATCAAACGGCATCGGGTGATCGTACCCATCAGCGGTGTGCACAGCGGCGCTTTGAGCGCGCTCCACTACGCCCGCTCGGTGTCGGACGATGTTACCGCAGTCTACGTCGCCATTGATCCTGTAGAGGAGACAAAGGTGAGAAGCAAATGGGATCGCTGGGGCGACGGTGTGCGCCTGCACGTCATCCAATCCGAGTATCGCCTTTTGATTGAGCCTTTGTTAGACTATATTCAGCACATTGCCGACCAGCGCCAGCCCAGTGAAGTCATCACGATCGTCGTGCCGGAATTTGTCCCGGCCAGACGCTGGCACAACTTGCTCCATATGCAAACAGCCTTCTTTCTCAAGTTCGGCCTGCTGGGGCTAAAGAATATCGTCATCACCGAAGTGCCTTATCATGTGGAGCAGGAGTAA